A genomic stretch from Lathyrus oleraceus cultivar Zhongwan6 chromosome 2, CAAS_Psat_ZW6_1.0, whole genome shotgun sequence includes:
- the LOC127123180 gene encoding secreted RxLR effector protein 161-like: MEHCNASITPCEARVQLSKSDEEEDVNPTLYRSLIGSLQYLCNTRPKLAFSVSIVSRFMERPKVSHLAAVKRILRYVKGTLDCRILFPASDTWPKCNLLGYTDSNWCGDKDDRKSTAGYIFMFGSTPISWCSKKEPVVALSSCEVEYIAASLGACQAMWLMNLLKDWDVVLMLPPYCL; the protein is encoded by the coding sequence ATGGAGCATTGTAATGCTTCTATTACACCTTGTGAGGCTAGAGTGCAGCTGTCCAAAAGTGATGAGGAGGAGGATGTCAATCCAACGCTTTACCGGAGCTTGATTGGATCGTTACAGTATTTGTGCAATACGCGACCGAAATTGGCTTTTAGTGTCAGTATtgtgagtagattcatggagagaCCTAAGGTGTCTCACTTGGCGGCGGTCAAGAGGATCCTTAGATATGTGAAAGGTACTCTTGACTGCAGAATTCTCTTTCCCGCATCGGACACGTGGCCTAAGTGCAATTTACTTGGCTACACCGATTCTAATTGGTGTGGAGATAAAGATGACCGAAAATCGACGGCGGGGTACATCTTTATGTTTGGTAGTAcaccaatctcttggtgttcGAAAAAGGAACCGGTTGTAGCACTCTCTTCTTGTGAGGTCGAGTACATTGCGGCGTCGTTAGGTGCATGCCAAGCTATGTGGCTTATGAATCTATTGAAGGATTGGGATGTGGTGTTGATGCTGCCACCATACTGTTTGTAG
- the LOC127123182 gene encoding secreted RxLR effector protein 161-like: MTNLGVMNYFLGIEFHKSKVGLLMHQRRYALDISKKCDMEHCNASITPCEARVQLSKSDEEEDVNPTLYRSLIGSLQYLCNTRPKLAFSVSIVSRFMERPKVSHLAAVKRILRYVKGTLDCRILFPASDTWPKCNLLGYTDSNWCGDKDDRKSTAGYIFMFGSTPISWCSKKEPVVALSSCEVEYIAASLGACQAMWLMNLLKDWDVVLMLPPYCL, encoded by the coding sequence ATGACGAACCTTGGTGTCATGAATTACTTCCTTGGCATAGAGTTTCACAAGTCAAAAGTGGGGTTGCTTATGCACCAAAGGAGGTATGCTTTAGATATTTCGAAAAAGTGTGATATGGAGCATTGTAATGCTTCTATTACACCTTGTGAGGCTAGAGTGCAGCTGTCCAAAAGTGATGAGGAGGAGGATGTCAATCCAACGCTTTACCGGAGCTTGATTGGATCGTTACAGTATTTGTGCAATACGCGACCGAAATTGGCTTTTAGTGTCAGTATtgtgagtagattcatggagagaCCTAAGGTGTCTCACTTGGCGGCGGTCAAGAGGATCCTTAGATATGTGAAAGGTACTCTTGACTGCAGAATTCTCTTTCCCGCATCGGACACGTGGCCTAAGTGCAATTTACTTGGCTACACCGATTCTAATTGGTGTGGAGATAAAGATGACCGAAAATCGACGGCGGGGTACATCTTTATGTTTGGTAGTAcaccaatctcttggtgttcGAAAAAGGAACCGGTTGTAGCACTCTCTTCTTGTGAGGTCGAGTACATTGCGGCGTCGTTAGGTGCATGCCAAGCTATGTGGCTTATGAATCTATTGAAGGATTGGGATGTGGTGTTGATGCTGCCACCATACTGTTTGTAG
- the LOC127123181 gene encoding transcription factor GTE3, chloroplastic has product MSEKTQPRKRLIVKLSYPPGSRKLLSQTKDSNIVVENKKIIKNQVSNTVTSQPKGSNIVVENKKIIKIKNQVSNTVTSQPKDSNIVVENKKILKNQVSNTIPLSQPKDNDNVVEDKKILKNQVSKTEIAFNGPKESSRHCSKPASVTRGEECGLKEPMDGVKRRQCWLILKRMLVDRDGWVLKDPPKIAKSDKCKTKAIGLKEIERKMRLYATPDEFASDMRLVFSNAMVTYPPRNHIYQIAKKFSDTFEHKWKSLKNMWELEDTKRSNTHKRY; this is encoded by the exons ATGTCCGAGAAAACACAACCTCGTAAAAGACTTATCGTCAAGCTCAGTTATCCTCCTGGTTCAAGAAAAC TTTTGTCTCAAACAAAGGATAGTAACATTGTTGTTGAAAACAAGAAGATCATCAAGAACCAAGTTTCCAACACAGTTACGTCTCAACCAAAGGGTAGTAACATTGTTGTTGAAAACAAGAAGATAATCAAGATCAAGAACCAAGTTTCCAACACAGTTACGTCTCAACCAAAGGATAGTAACATTGTTGTTGAAAACAAGAAGATCCTCAAGAACCAAGTTTCCAACACAATACCTTTGTCTCAACCAAAGGATAATGACAATGTTGTTGAAGACAAGAAGATACTCAAGAACCAAGTTTCCAAAACAGAAATAGCTTTTAATGGTCCGAAAGAAAGTTCAAGACATTGTTCAAAACCAGCGTCTGTGACAAGAGGTGAAGAATGTGGGTTGAAGGAACCGATGGATGGTGTTAAGAGGAGGCAATGTTGGTTGATATTAAAGAGGATGTTGGTAGATAGAGATGGTTGGGTTTTGAAAGATCCTCCAAAAATAGCAAAGTCTGATAAGTGTAAGACAAAGGCAATAGGTTTGAAGGAAATAGAGAGAAAAATGAGGTTGTATGCAACACCGGATGAGTTTGCTAGCGACATGAGGCTTGTGTTCTCTAATGCAATGGTAACCTATCCTCCAAGGAATCATATTTACCAAATTGCAAAAAAGTTTAGTGACACTTTTGAACACAAATGGAAGTCATTGAAGAATATGTGGGAACTTGAGGATACAAAAAGAAGCAACACTCACAAGAGATACTAA